The Sulfurospirillum oryzae genome segment TTTGTAACCACTTTCTGTGGATTTTTTATCATTTTTAACGGCAACAAGGAAAACAGAAGCAAGTGTAGTCGCTTCAATAGCTGCCCACATAAAAGCAATATTGTTACAAAGTACACTTAAACTCATCGTCCATGTAAAGATGAAACTAAGAGCGAAATAGTTTTTGACCTCTTTTAGGCTAATATGTCCGTCTTCTAACTCCCACTTCATATACGTAGTTGCATAAATATTGACCAACAAACCTGTAATGGCAATCAGTGATAAAAAGATGGCTCCCAAAGAATCCAAGAAAATAAAATTATGAAAAAGAGAAAGCTCAGCTCCGTTAACAATTTTACTTACCGCAGAGAGTAAGACTGCTGAAACAGTAATGCTCATCAGAATATGGAGTTTTTGTAAGAACTTAAAATTAAGTGGCATTAAAAACATGACCACTCCAAAAACAAAAGGTATGATTAGTATTAATAATAAAATATCCATTTTATCCCCTTAAATTAACCGCTTTAGATGTATCAAGACTTCCATAAGAGGCGTAAAATCGTTTCGCCAAAATACTCATAATAATCACAGCAAAAACCGCGTCTGTTAAGATACCCACTTCAACGAGCTCATGAGATGTGTACGCCATAAGTGCTAGGCTTAAATGGATACCATTTTCAAACAGACAGTAAGAAAGAATCTGTTTGATAAATGAAGTTCTCAAAATGAAGCCGAAAATTCCCATCATAAAGATAAACGAAGCTGCAAAAAGCGGCAACGCATCTTTGAAAATTGAGAAATGAATAAAAACCTTATAAAACATCATCGCAACAGCAAGTGAAAAACTAAGCGCAACAACGGGTGATATGAAAAAACCACCTACTGGTTCATCTTCAACAACAACACCCAATTTTTTTACAAGACTGAGTAAATAAAGAGGTACAATGACCACTTTGATGATAAATGCTGTGATTGACCATACCAGTAGTTCGTGTGAACCATATTTAACATATAAGGCCAAAAAGATCGTGACCAATAAAAGCGTTTGCAAGGCATACGCAATAATGCTATGACGGTATTGTCTTAATCCAAATACCGCAAAACTTGTTCCCATCATTAAAACCGTCAAAATATCAATAATATTTGCCATAGTTATATTCCCATAATATAGAGTGCTAATGAGGTGCATGAAACCGCAAGTGCAAAGAGCATGGTTCTTTTCATCCCTTTGTTGATCGTAAACCTTGGTCCAAAGTTATCAATAAAAACGCCCATGACATAAAGGAAACCTATCTCTGCCAAGAAAATGATGAGCGATAAAATTGGATTATCGACAAGACCTGCCCATGGCATAAAAATGACAAGGAAGAACCCTAGCATCGTCATTTGTTTAAGTAAGATTGCTATATCAATGATAGCAAAGTCTTTACCGCAAAACTCTCCTAGAACACCCTCTTGTAACTCTTGTTCAGCTTCAGCCAAGTCATAAGGTTTTCTACCTGTCTCAACATACATTACCCACAAAAATGCGGTAGATGCAATAGAAAAAGAAGGAATGGCATAACCATAACTACCCTCTTGTACCAATGAAGAGATATAAGATAAACTACTGCTTCCCGTTCCCATCATTACAACGATCAGACAAATGACTGCAACCTCTTCGGTATAAAAGCCGATGGTTCCTTCCCTGCTAGCGCTTACCCCTGCAAAAGGGTTGGCCGTATCGATACCCGCAACAATAAAAATAAATCGAAAAAGTGCCCCTAAATAGAGTAAAACAAATATATCAGAAAATTGTGACAAAGCACCAGAATGAGCGCCATAGGTAATAGGTAAAGCACAAAACATCGCTGCTGCACTTACAAAGAGCAAGTAAGGCGCGATTTGATAGATATAACTTGCGCTAGAAGATTTAGTTCTTCCTCTTTTTAGCAATTTATAAATGTCATAATAGGTTTGAAAAATACTCGGTCCTATTCTTGATTGAAATTTGGCTCTTAGCTTTCTTGACATTCCATCAAAGAGAGGAGCAACTAATATAGCTGAAACAAGTTGTAATAGTAGATAAAAAAAGTCCATTTCTTCCTCCTTTTATAGATAGTAATACCCAAAGATAAGTACCAAACAAAGATAAATCAAGATATAGCTTGCATAAAGATTGGTTCTACCATTTTGAAAAATACCAATCTTGTCAGCAATAACCATGACGTAATGAATCACTGGCTTATAGAGCCTATCCCAAAAGAAATCATGTGTTTTATGTTTGTAGACTGCTCTTGAAAAGTAGCCATCAATTTTGATCTCTTGTTCGTATTTCAAAATAAAGCTCAATGCTTTTTTAATGTCACCTGTAAAGGAGTTTGAACCGATTTGCATGTTTTTGTTGTAAAGGAAACCACATGCCCATGGCTCAGTTACTCTTACCTCTTTATTGTTTGCCTTCAAAAGATAAAGAAATACGAAAGGAAGGATGGAACAAAGAAGCATAACCATAATGATAATAGGCATAGAGATCAATCCTGATGTACTAGCACTTGTCTGTGGTATCAATGTCAGAACAATCTTTGAGAGCATGCCTACTACATCATTCATGAAAATGCCTATTCCTATACAAAGGCTTGCCAATAAACCTAATGGTAAAAGTCTTATAAAGGAGACTTCTTTGGCGTCTTCTACACATTTGGTATCACGCGCTACACCTAAAAATATTGAACCATATACTTTTGAAAATGCCATGATAGCCATCGCCCCAGTAATTGAAAGGGCAATGATTGCAAGCGAAAAGAAGAAACGTGATGCAGCACCTTCTTCAATGCCTCCCACGACCATTGTTTTATAGACTACCCATTCACTAGCAAAGCCATTGAGTGGCGGTAACGCACAGATGGAAAGGGCAGCAACAAAAAAGATGATGGATGTTATAGGCATCTTTTTATGCAATCCACCAAGGAGATCCATATTTAATGTCTTTGTTGCGGTTAAGACATTACCACTTAACATGAAGAGTAACGATTTGAAAACCGCATGGTTTAAAATATGAAAGAAAGCTGCGATAAAACCTAGTAATGCAATCATAGGTGAATTGGTTCCTAGCCCGTAAAAGGCGCCTCCAAGTCCTAAAAAGATAATGCCTACATTTTCACAAGAGCTGTAAGCGATGGACGCTTTGTAGTCGTTGGAAACAAGTGCGTAAATAATTCCGAAAACACAGCTTAATGCTCCCATAAAGAGGAGTATATAACCAAATTGAACAAACTGTGGCAAAAGAAGTGAAAATTTTATAAAAGCAAAGAGTGCTACTTTGATCATAACACCACTCATAAGTGCCGAAGCGTTAGAAGGAGATTGGCAGTAAGCTATTGGTAACCAGACATGAAAAGGGAACATACCCGCTTTGGAACCAAAACCTATAAGCAATAGAACAAAAAGGGTAAGACTCATACCAAAACCCATATTGAGTTCATCAAACGCGCTAAATTCAAATCCACCTGCAATACTCGCCATAATTAAAAGAGCGACCATTAAACAAGATGCTCCTATTTGGGCAATTCCCAAATAAATCATAACGTTCTTTCCTGCACCTTCACCATCATTGACTAAAATGAGGAATGCTGAGATAAGTGTCATAACTTCCCATAAAAGCATAAAAGAAAACACATTATCGCTTGCAATAACTAAGAGCATAGAGAGAATAAACGCATTAAATAGTGAAGCAAAAACAGCCAAATTGGCCTTTTTCTCATAAAATTTTGCATAATCAAAGCTAAAAAGTGAAACTGCAAAAGCAATTAAGCTCACCAAAAAGCTGAAAAACATTCCTAATGAGTCAAGCCTAAAGAGAGGCGAACTAATAAAACTCCCAGGTAATTTCCATACCAATGTGTTTCCCAGATTGGAGAAGAAAAAAACCGCTGCATAAAGTGAAATCACACTTGCTAGACCAAATCCTATTCTTTGAGCAAGAAGCGGTTTTTTATACAGTACAATGGACAAAAGTGAGGTTAACAAAAATAGAGTGTATATGGTTTGCATTATGCTTCCTCTTTGTTGGTTTCTAATGTGTCAGCGGAAGGTTCGGGTTTGGGTTCTTTGGGTTTTTTGACTTCCGGTAAAGGAATGTTCTCAAATGTGACATTAGGTACAACAGCTTTTAAAAAAGGTGCTAAGTCGCCTTTGATTTTTTTACCAAATTTACATTCCCCAAGCACAGGATCAATCATCACCAGTGCTCCTGTTGGGCAAGCACCAACACATGCAGGACCCGTTTCTATACCAGCACACATATCGCATTTGATCGCAATACTTTTAAGACCACTGATACAGCCTGCTTCTAAGTGTCTTTCCACTTCTTCTTGGATGGAAGGTGGAAACTCTGCATCAATGTAAATTGCCCCATAAGGGCATGCAATGGTACAGAGCTTACAGCCAATGCATATTTCTTCACAAAGCTCAACACATGCATTGGCAATACGAAGAGCACCTGTTGGGCACACATTGGCGCACGGTGCGTCATCACATTGACGGCATTGGTTAGGCATTTTCCCGCTCTCTAGGGAGAGCACATCAAGTCTTTTCTTGGAGAGTTTTCCTCGTATGTAGGCATGTTTAATGCATGTTTTTACACAAGCATTACAAGCGATACACATAGCTGGATTGGTAATAACGAATTTATGAACTTTTGACATAGACGTTCCTCTATGGGTTGTTTAGCTTAATTAATAAATTTAGCATAGTAATTTAATAACTATATCATCGCTGAATGACTTCGTTATGATATTTACTTTTTCACACAAGAAATTATATATTAAATTTATAGCATGAAAATAGCTTAATTTTATAATTTATGTTTTAACTCAAAATTCTAGTTGACAAGATAGTTAATAGTGTAACGAAAGCCTATATTATTGTAAGGCTTTAGTTTTAGCTGTCCAAAGGCTGCATAAAATGAAGTTATAAAAATGTTGAACTATTTTATAGCAATTTCAATGATTTTTAGTTGATTTTGTTTAAAAGAGATAACATTTTCATAATTTACTATTTTCTTTCTGTTTTCAATCCCATGTTTAAAAGTGAATTAATTCAAATCGCTTTAAATACGCCTTGATGTGAATTATTTGCATCTACTGAAAAGTAAAAAAGCGTAGATGCTTCAGAATCTTAATTTTATCTTGTAGATAAAAAAATAAAGTGATACAATGGTCATAAAACGGTTATTAGTATGATCGTTTTAGGTTAAAACAAGGAGTTGATTATGCGTCTCACAAGAGTATTGTCTTTAGTAGTTATGAGTCTTCCCGTAGTTGCTTTTTCACTAACGATAGAAGAGGGTGCTCGATCCATTCTAGCGTCTAGTCCAAAAGTAAAAGAGAGCATCGAGAATTTTAATAGTGTAAAAAAGGAGTATAACATTGCTGAGAATGGATACCTTCCGACATTAGACTTAGTAAGTTCGTATGGACATGAAACAATTGAGAATCCTGGGGCAAGCAAACTTTCAAGCATGATGGATCAATCATCGCTTGTTTTAAATCAAAATCTTTTTAACGGATTTGCAACCGAAAACGCAATCAAACAGCAAAAAAGTAGGCTTGATGCTGCGGCTTATGGTGTTGCGGAAAAAGCCGATAGAACATTGTTGTCATTTACGAATGCCTATATTATGCTTATCAAACAAAAAGGGTTGCTAACGTTGGCAGAAGAAAATGTTAAAACACATGAGGCAATTTACAAACAAATCAAAGAGCGTTCGGATTCTGGTTTTGGACGTATTTCTGAAACGCAACAAGCCGGTAGTAGGTTTACGCTTGCAAGATCAAACTTGATTGCCCAAGAGAATAATTATAAAGATGCTATTTCAACCTTTGAAAAGTTGTATGGTCAAAAAGTTGATGCAGATGAGTTGGTCAAACCAGATTTCTTAGCTACCATTCCTGCAAATTTTGACAAAGTAAATACCAAAAGCTTTACATGTAATCCTTCTATGAAGGTACAGCAGGCAAATGTAATACTCGCAAATGCGCTTTATGAGGGAAGTAAGGCGGCATTTTATCCGAAAGTAGATTTTGAAGTAGCTGGTACGGTTGGGCATGATGTCGATGGTATCAATGGAAGAACAGAAACTACCACTGCATTATTGAAGCTTCGATACAACCTTTATAATAAAGGTGCTGACATGCTTAATAAAGAAAAATATGCGGTGCTTATGATCAAAGAGAAAGAGACTTTAGCCGTACTTGAACGTGACTTAAAAGAGAGTGTCAAGTTTTCTTGGGAAAGCTATGAGTCTACACAAAAACGTATAGAATTTTTAAAAGAGCATAGAGATTTTAGTAAAGAGACGCTCAGTGCATATCAGCAAGAGTTTGCGATCGGAAAACGCGATCTTATCAACCTTTTGGATGCTGAAGGTGAATACTACTCAGCCAGACAAGCTTTAGTCGAAGCAGAGGCAACATTAGCGTATGCCAAATATAGACTTTTGGATAATATGGGTGTATTAACAGACTATTTTGAGCCTGCTTTTGGACAAAGCTATGATGTACAAACATGTTCTCATAAAAGTGCAGCATTCTAGTGTGCTCGTCTTAGGAATATTGGCGAACTAAGTCAGTAGGATGAGTATGTGCAAAAAAATCCTCATTCTAATAGCACTGATTATTGTCATACTCAGTGCAGGAGAGGATTTTTTTACACAAGAAGTTCTAAAAAAAATTGAAGTAAAGTATGGTGCTCAAGCGAAACGACGAGTTGAATCGCTCAATACTTTGATGATTTCAATTCAGTCCTCTAGCGAAGCAGTACAACTTGAAAAAGTCAACGCTTTTTTTAATCAGATGCGTTTTGCATCTGACGAAGAAGTATGGCATCAAAAAGATTATTGGGCGACGCGCATGGAATTTATGGGCAAAGGTGCAGGCGACTGTGAAGATTTTGTCATTGCCAAGTACTTTACTCTCAAACAACTTGGTATTTCAACAAATAAACTTTTTTTCACGTATGTTAAGGCCGTAAAATTTCAACAAGCCCACATGGTCTTGACCTATTTTGAAACACCTACTTCTGTCCCGCTAGTTTTAGACAATATTAATTTTAAAATTTTACCTGCAACGCAAAGAGGTGATCTCATTCCGGTTTATAGTTTTAACGGTGATGCGTTGTATCTTGCAAAGCAGAAAGGATTAGGGCAGGTTGTACCTTCGGGTATGCAAAAAAACAAAAAATGGTTTGAATTAATAGATAAAATTAGGAGAGAAGCGTTATGACACTTTTTAAACAAATCATTATCGTTTTATCGATTTTTCAAACATTTATTTTTGGTGCTGTTATGTGGTTTAATTTTATGAGTTCCAACGAATACGTAACCGAGCAAGCTTATACCGATGCTCTTCATACCGCTAATTCTCTAGGTCTTTCCATTAGTTCCGTTGCTTCATTCGATGATGTTTCTACTGCTGAAACCATGATAAATTCTGTTTTTGACAGTGGGTATTATTCGCTCATTATGTTAGAAGATATAAACAAAGAAATTCTTGTCAAAAAAGAGCAAGAAGTTGTTGTTTTGGATGTTCCTGCATGGTTTATTCGGTATGTCAAGGTTCAAGTTCCCATTGCAACATCAGAAATCATGTTGGGTTGGACACCGTATGGCGTGCTTTCTGTACAACTCAACAGTGGACATGCTTACCGTCAGTTGTGGATTATTTTTAAAGATGTTCTGGCTATTTTTGTGGTTGTTTCGATTATAGGATTTTTCTGTTTACAGATGATTTTACGCATTATTCTAAGACCTCTTGTTCGTGTTAGAGAACAAGCTGAAGCAATTTTGAAGAGTGACTTTATTTTTCAGCATAATATTCCCTTTACAAAAGAGCTGAAAAATGTTGTTTCTGCGATGAATAGTATGGTTAAAAAAGTTAAAGAGATCTTTGATAAAGAAGCAGAAGCGGTGCGAAGATACCATGAGCTTCTCTACCAAGATACCGTTACTAAAATGTACAACCGTCGTTATTTTAATATCAAATTGCACGAGTATCTGACCAGCGAAGCTACAAATGCACAAGGTGCTTTAATTCTAATCTCGTTAAATGATTTTGAAGGTCTTAAAAGCAACATTGGTTATGAAAAAAGTGAAGCGTTTATTAAAGAGATGGCAGGTTGCATCACAAAAGCCACTGAAAATCAAAAAGAGTATGTGAGCGCAAAACTCAACGATACGGATTTTGCAATTCTAGCGCCTTCTTCTTCTCCAGAAGCCTTTGAAGCCCTTTGCCAAGAGATTAACAGCTTAGTGAAAGACCTTACAAAGCGGTATGAGCTGAATGAAAAAGAGCATTTCATCAATATTGGCTATGCAAAATATTATGCTCAATCTGATTCAAAAGAGATTTTCTCAAAAGCTGATTTTGCATTGGCATCATCCAAAGCTAAGGGTGCATTTAACATCAATCATTTCATTGACGAAGCGAATGATGAGGTACATCTGCTCCTTGGTAAAGAGGCATGGACACATGAGCTTAAAAGTGCAATGGAGCAGAAACGTTTTAAATTGGCATATCAAAATGTGGTGTCTTGTGATGCCCCTTCGGAAACATTTCATAGTGAACTTTTCTTGCGTTTAGAGGATTATAATGGGCACTTACACAACGCGGGTTACTTTATGCCAATGGTTATGGAACTCAAGCTGGGTGCGCAACTTGATCATTATGTGGTTCAACAAGCCCAAGAAATTTTAAGCCAAAAAATCTTTACATGTAAAGCTCTTTGTATCAATTTAGGCAAAGAAATTTTTATGCAAAGTAATGATTGGGATTGGCTAGAAGAGAGTCTTGAGGGATTTAAAAATATGGGTGTTAAAGAGCTTTATTTTGAAATGCCA includes the following:
- a CDS encoding respiratory chain complex I subunit 1 family protein, whose translation is MDFFYLLLQLVSAILVAPLFDGMSRKLRAKFQSRIGPSIFQTYYDIYKLLKRGRTKSSSASYIYQIAPYLLFVSAAAMFCALPITYGAHSGALSQFSDIFVLLYLGALFRFIFIVAGIDTANPFAGVSASREGTIGFYTEEVAVICLIVVMMGTGSSSLSYISSLVQEGSYGYAIPSFSIASTAFLWVMYVETGRKPYDLAEAEQELQEGVLGEFCGKDFAIIDIAILLKQMTMLGFFLVIFMPWAGLVDNPILSLIIFLAEIGFLYVMGVFIDNFGPRFTINKGMKRTMLFALAVSCTSLALYIMGI
- a CDS encoding transglutaminase-like cysteine peptidase; its protein translation is MCKKILILIALIIVILSAGEDFFTQEVLKKIEVKYGAQAKRRVESLNTLMISIQSSSEAVQLEKVNAFFNQMRFASDEEVWHQKDYWATRMEFMGKGAGDCEDFVIAKYFTLKQLGISTNKLFFTYVKAVKFQQAHMVLTYFETPTSVPLVLDNINFKILPATQRGDLIPVYSFNGDALYLAKQKGLGQVVPSGMQKNKKWFELIDKIRREAL
- a CDS encoding TolC family outer membrane protein, which encodes MRLTRVLSLVVMSLPVVAFSLTIEEGARSILASSPKVKESIENFNSVKKEYNIAENGYLPTLDLVSSYGHETIENPGASKLSSMMDQSSLVLNQNLFNGFATENAIKQQKSRLDAAAYGVAEKADRTLLSFTNAYIMLIKQKGLLTLAEENVKTHEAIYKQIKERSDSGFGRISETQQAGSRFTLARSNLIAQENNYKDAISTFEKLYGQKVDADELVKPDFLATIPANFDKVNTKSFTCNPSMKVQQANVILANALYEGSKAAFYPKVDFEVAGTVGHDVDGINGRTETTTALLKLRYNLYNKGADMLNKEKYAVLMIKEKETLAVLERDLKESVKFSWESYESTQKRIEFLKEHRDFSKETLSAYQQEFAIGKRDLINLLDAEGEYYSARQALVEAEATLAYAKYRLLDNMGVLTDYFEPAFGQSYDVQTCSHKSAAF
- a CDS encoding 4Fe-4S dicluster domain-containing protein; translation: MSKVHKFVITNPAMCIACNACVKTCIKHAYIRGKLSKKRLDVLSLESGKMPNQCRQCDDAPCANVCPTGALRIANACVELCEEICIGCKLCTIACPYGAIYIDAEFPPSIQEEVERHLEAGCISGLKSIAIKCDMCAGIETGPACVGACPTGALVMIDPVLGECKFGKKIKGDLAPFLKAVVPNVTFENIPLPEVKKPKEPKPEPSADTLETNKEEA
- a CDS encoding bifunctional diguanylate cyclase/phosphodiesterase, with amino-acid sequence MTLFKQIIIVLSIFQTFIFGAVMWFNFMSSNEYVTEQAYTDALHTANSLGLSISSVASFDDVSTAETMINSVFDSGYYSLIMLEDINKEILVKKEQEVVVLDVPAWFIRYVKVQVPIATSEIMLGWTPYGVLSVQLNSGHAYRQLWIIFKDVLAIFVVVSIIGFFCLQMILRIILRPLVRVREQAEAILKSDFIFQHNIPFTKELKNVVSAMNSMVKKVKEIFDKEAEAVRRYHELLYQDTVTKMYNRRYFNIKLHEYLTSEATNAQGALILISLNDFEGLKSNIGYEKSEAFIKEMAGCITKATENQKEYVSAKLNDTDFAILAPSSSPEAFEALCQEINSLVKDLTKRYELNEKEHFINIGYAKYYAQSDSKEIFSKADFALASSKAKGAFNINHFIDEANDEVHLLLGKEAWTHELKSAMEQKRFKLAYQNVVSCDAPSETFHSELFLRLEDYNGHLHNAGYFMPMVMELKLGAQLDHYVVQQAQEILSQKIFTCKALCINLGKEIFMQSNDWDWLEESLEGFKNMGVKELYFEMPNLIDMPTHLLTKFSKDLHRYGYGFGIDNFTITMDSLELIQQINPDYIKIQASYMLDLFGENLLDAPNRSLGIITDSMEIKVIVTNVENNEQKEKLTKMGIKYIQGSLIAEPKLIG
- a CDS encoding proton-conducting transporter transmembrane domain-containing protein, yielding MQTIYTLFLLTSLLSIVLYKKPLLAQRIGFGLASVISLYAAVFFFSNLGNTLVWKLPGSFISSPLFRLDSLGMFFSFLVSLIAFAVSLFSFDYAKFYEKKANLAVFASLFNAFILSMLLVIASDNVFSFMLLWEVMTLISAFLILVNDGEGAGKNVMIYLGIAQIGASCLMVALLIMASIAGGFEFSAFDELNMGFGMSLTLFVLLLIGFGSKAGMFPFHVWLPIAYCQSPSNASALMSGVMIKVALFAFIKFSLLLPQFVQFGYILLFMGALSCVFGIIYALVSNDYKASIAYSSCENVGIIFLGLGGAFYGLGTNSPMIALLGFIAAFFHILNHAVFKSLLFMLSGNVLTATKTLNMDLLGGLHKKMPITSIIFFVAALSICALPPLNGFASEWVVYKTMVVGGIEEGAASRFFFSLAIIALSITGAMAIMAFSKVYGSIFLGVARDTKCVEDAKEVSFIRLLPLGLLASLCIGIGIFMNDVVGMLSKIVLTLIPQTSASTSGLISMPIIIMVMLLCSILPFVFLYLLKANNKEVRVTEPWACGFLYNKNMQIGSNSFTGDIKKALSFILKYEQEIKIDGYFSRAVYKHKTHDFFWDRLYKPVIHYVMVIADKIGIFQNGRTNLYASYILIYLCLVLIFGYYYL
- the hyfE gene encoding hydrogenase 4 membrane subunit, encoding MANIIDILTVLMMGTSFAVFGLRQYRHSIIAYALQTLLLVTIFLALYVKYGSHELLVWSITAFIIKVVIVPLYLLSLVKKLGVVVEDEPVGGFFISPVVALSFSLAVAMMFYKVFIHFSIFKDALPLFAASFIFMMGIFGFILRTSFIKQILSYCLFENGIHLSLALMAYTSHELVEVGILTDAVFAVIIMSILAKRFYASYGSLDTSKAVNLRG